One part of the Tunicatimonas pelagia genome encodes these proteins:
- a CDS encoding response regulator transcription factor, which yields MASKEIIIADDHSVFREGMVHLFRQHFPDDRCREAADGKELLRLVERQTPDLIILDLYMPEMDGIEVAKQLTRSSPSIKILVLTFFTDTVFIEELLQIGVNGILSKDAERKEIAEAIIKVREGGNYYNQGISEIMHQKLQRDYQMVHDFRLYERFNPKEIQVLKLLCEEKTTREIARIIDMKVRTVENYRRSLLEKTGAKNSIGLIRFAIKSKILEL from the coding sequence ATGGCGAGTAAGGAAATAATTATTGCTGACGACCATTCGGTTTTCCGAGAAGGCATGGTGCATCTTTTTAGGCAGCATTTTCCGGATGACCGCTGTCGGGAGGCCGCTGATGGCAAAGAGCTACTCAGGTTGGTAGAAAGGCAAACCCCTGATCTTATTATCTTAGATTTGTACATGCCCGAAATGGACGGGATAGAAGTGGCCAAGCAGCTAACCCGGTCGTCTCCCTCCATCAAAATTCTGGTGCTTACATTTTTTACTGATACAGTGTTTATAGAAGAGCTGCTTCAAATTGGCGTAAATGGTATTCTGAGCAAAGACGCAGAAAGAAAAGAGATCGCTGAGGCAATTATTAAAGTGCGTGAAGGGGGCAATTACTACAACCAAGGCATTTCTGAAATTATGCACCAAAAGCTACAGCGCGACTACCAGATGGTGCACGACTTTCGGCTGTACGAGCGGTTTAATCCGAAAGAGATTCAAGTACTTAAACTACTCTGCGAAGAAAAAACCACCCGCGAAATTGCCCGAATTATCGATATGAAAGTAAGAACGGTAGAAAACTACCGAAGAAGCCTGCTGGAAAAAACCGGGGCAAAAAATTCTATCGGGCTTATCCGCTTCGCTATAAAATCTAAGATACTTGAATTGTAG
- a CDS encoding sensor histidine kinase encodes MASSASATNISFLIFAASGFVGLLLFFIISIVYAYQRKSLQHKQKEHELQVEMKQKMLQALIEGQEKERGRLSRDIHDSLGAQLSTVKLYLAELRTHPLSSATEDIIQESMGLLTDSIRDLRAISQDLMPQPLQRLGLINTLRNYCHKLAVAHKIDIHFATNASTLYIPESTSLMIFRVIQEIINNAIKHGNSQTISVNLLDQVCELAINIEENGTPYNWAEARERSQQNGLGILNIETRVSIMNGTLHQTNVDEKNIVSIKIPMHGE; translated from the coding sequence ATGGCTTCTTCCGCGTCCGCAACCAATATCTCTTTCTTAATTTTTGCTGCCAGTGGTTTCGTGGGACTATTATTATTTTTCATAATTTCCATTGTATACGCCTACCAAAGAAAATCGCTCCAACATAAGCAAAAAGAGCACGAGCTTCAGGTAGAGATGAAGCAAAAAATGCTTCAGGCACTAATAGAAGGCCAGGAAAAAGAGCGAGGCCGCCTGAGTCGGGATATTCACGACAGCCTGGGCGCCCAACTCTCTACTGTAAAATTATACTTGGCGGAACTCCGCACCCACCCTCTAAGCTCAGCTACAGAAGACATTATTCAGGAGAGTATGGGGCTGCTCACCGATTCTATTCGCGATTTGCGAGCTATCTCCCAAGATTTAATGCCCCAACCCCTCCAACGATTGGGGCTTATCAATACCTTACGCAACTACTGCCATAAGCTAGCGGTTGCTCATAAAATAGACATACACTTTGCTACCAACGCCAGTACATTGTATATTCCTGAGTCTACCTCGCTAATGATATTTAGGGTGATTCAGGAAATAATTAATAACGCAATTAAACACGGGAATTCTCAAACTATTTCGGTTAATTTGTTAGACCAAGTCTGTGAGTTAGCAATCAATATTGAAGAAAATGGCACTCCTTACAATTGGGCGGAAGCAAGAGAGCGATCTCAACAAAATGGGTTAGGAATACTAAATATCGAGACTAGAGTATCGATCATGAATGGCACCTTGCATCAAACCAACGTAGATGAGAAGAACATCGTCTCTATAAAGATTCCGATGCATGGCGAGTAA
- a CDS encoding response regulator transcription factor: protein MNIIIAEDHLLYRQGVVKYLTSLFPDSHIKEASDGIEMMSIIKHFQPDVAIIDLEMPKMDGIDTISYLRNHNTDTKVLVVTMHDNPEILQEVIALGIQGVLVKGENEECIGDAIKVVMKGKHFFSESSLQLMQDELIQRNRFQRDFFKLRTLTDREIEVLKLICREMTNKEIASTLHLSPRTVDNHRNSLLEKCEVKNTVGLVKFAIRHHLER from the coding sequence ATGAACATAATAATTGCCGAAGACCATCTACTATACCGTCAAGGGGTTGTCAAGTATCTAACCAGCCTTTTTCCTGATTCACATATTAAAGAAGCCTCTGATGGTATCGAAATGATGTCTATCATTAAGCACTTTCAGCCTGATGTTGCTATTATAGACCTAGAAATGCCCAAAATGGATGGAATAGATACCATCAGCTATTTACGCAACCACAATACTGATACTAAAGTATTGGTAGTTACTATGCACGATAATCCGGAAATCTTACAAGAGGTTATTGCGCTGGGAATACAGGGTGTTTTGGTGAAGGGTGAGAATGAAGAGTGCATTGGTGATGCAATTAAGGTGGTTATGAAGGGAAAACACTTCTTTAGCGAGTCTTCTTTACAACTAATGCAAGATGAGCTAATTCAACGGAATAGGTTTCAGCGAGATTTTTTTAAACTACGAACGTTAACTGATCGGGAAATTGAAGTGCTTAAACTCATTTGTCGAGAAATGACTAACAAAGAAATTGCTTCCACATTACATCTTAGCCCTCGCACGGTAGATAATCACCGCAATAGCTTGCTAGAAAAATGCGAGGTGAAAAACACGGTAGGATTGGTAAAGTTTGCAATACGCCACCATCTAGAACGCTAA
- a CDS encoding hybrid sensor histidine kinase/response regulator — translation MQNVLLVEDNMADVRLFQEYLRDLRPSYSISSTDSLEKARCLDQTLSSKVVVVDLSLPDTAGEETVTLATQYFHDKPIIILTGLDDLSLAKKSVMNGVQDYLVKGEINQTSLRRSLQHAIERHKLLLESQRQQQSLMQHNEHLQQTNERLQQFTHMLSHDIRGPIANILGLVQLSEMQQAKAVSYTPEVELIDRIKTTARTLDRHLNDILSLLHEQNSWVIQSSLQSWDNIAEEIRILLNEKIQTSKAKITTDFAAPTIFYPPSVLKSIMMNLLSNAIKYREVNRPLSVHIATQQLSDGTYTLTVSDNGMGIDLKNHREKLFMPFRRFHPHIEGKGVGLYLIRKIVEDLGGEVSVESQIGKGTTFNFLLHDVQLDEEAA, via the coding sequence ATGCAAAATGTACTGCTCGTAGAGGACAACATGGCCGATGTGCGGCTTTTCCAGGAGTATTTACGAGACCTAAGGCCCTCTTATTCTATTTCTAGTACCGATAGTTTAGAAAAAGCCCGTTGCTTAGATCAAACCCTTTCTTCTAAAGTAGTGGTGGTAGATTTGTCGTTACCTGATACTGCTGGCGAAGAGACCGTAACGTTGGCTACCCAGTATTTTCACGATAAGCCTATCATTATCCTAACCGGATTAGATGATTTAAGTTTAGCGAAAAAGTCAGTGATGAATGGGGTACAAGACTACTTAGTAAAAGGGGAGATTAACCAAACTTCATTACGCCGATCATTACAACACGCCATTGAGCGTCATAAATTGTTGCTAGAAAGCCAACGGCAGCAACAGTCGCTCATGCAGCATAACGAGCATCTTCAGCAGACCAACGAGCGCTTACAGCAATTCACTCATATGCTTTCGCACGATATTCGGGGGCCTATTGCTAATATTTTAGGGTTGGTACAGCTAAGCGAGATGCAGCAAGCCAAAGCAGTTTCTTACACCCCAGAGGTAGAACTAATAGATAGGATTAAGACTACTGCCAGAACATTAGATCGTCATTTAAATGATATTCTATCGCTGTTGCATGAGCAAAATTCCTGGGTAATTCAGTCTTCGCTACAATCATGGGACAATATTGCTGAAGAAATCAGGATATTGTTGAACGAAAAGATTCAGACATCAAAAGCCAAAATCACCACTGATTTTGCCGCCCCTACCATTTTCTACCCCCCGTCGGTACTCAAGAGTATTATGATGAACTTGCTTAGCAATGCTATTAAGTACCGAGAGGTGAACCGACCACTTTCGGTGCATATAGCTACCCAGCAGCTAAGCGACGGAACGTATACTCTTACAGTTAGCGACAACGGAATGGGTATTGATTTAAAAAATCATCGCGAGAAGCTATTCATGCCTTTCCGGCGGTTTCATCCTCACATTGAGGGGAAGGGAGTTGGGTTGTACCTCATCCGTAAAATTGTAGAAGATTTAGGAGGCGAGGTTTCGGTAGAAAGTCAGATTGGTAAAGGCACAACATTTAATTTTCTCTTGCACGATGTACAACTAGATGAAGAAGCTGCGTAA